The region CTGCTGAGCATTTAGGGCATTTTCCTCTTGCAAAGCCTGTATATGTCTTTCCGCAATTCTGGCATTTAATATAATTGCCATATCTGCCACTCATTTGTTCAAGCTTTCCTCCACATACCGGGCACACTGTTTCGATAGATTCCTTTTCCTGATGGGTAAAATACATTGTGTTTTCATAAAACACAGCAGGCGTTTCGAGAGCCAATGACGTTGTTTTTGAGCAATTCTCGCACAGAAGGTACAGACCATATCTCCCGACTTTAAGTTTGTACTTGCTTTTGCAGTCACATTCCAAATTTGTGTTCATGTCTATTGAAAGCCATTTTTGTTGAGCTTCATCGAGATATTTCGAAAAGTCGTTGTAGAAATCTCTTAAGAGTTCTTTGTAATCTTTCTGACCCTGTTCAATTTTGTCGAGGGCCTCTTCCATTTTTGCTGTGAATTGAAGGTCTACTATTTCAGGGAATTTTTTTTCCAGATAGTGGTTAACTACAAAACCCATTACTGTTGGGATGAGCTGGTTTGATGATTTAATGACATATTTTCTTTCAAGGAGCGTTGATATTATTGTGGCGTATGTACTGGGCCGACCGATTCCTCTGATTTCCAGAGCACGTACCATAGATGCTTCTGTATATCGAGCGGGGGGTTTCGTCTCATCTTCTTCTATTTGCCATTTACTTATACGGATTTCCCCCGAAGGAATAGTTATCTCTTGCTCTTTGTCTTTTTTCAGAATTATCTCAAAGCCATCGAATATTCTGCGCTCGATTTTTGATTCAAAAGTATATCTATCTGATTGAAACTGGATTGTTGTTTCTTCATAAATAGCGTCTGCCATCTGTGAGGCCATGAACCTCTCCCAGATTAATTTGTAGAGCCTGTATTGATCTTTGCCAAGATCACCTTCCACTTGATCTGGCGTCAGGTCAATATTGACAGGTCTGATTGCTTCGTGAGCATCCTGAACATTTTGTTTTGCTTTTTCTGTTCTCACTTTCTTCCCTAAATAATTTTTGCCAAATTTATCTGTGATAAACTCTATTGCTTTTTGTTTTGCTATTTCAGAAACCCTTGTTGAATCTGTTCTCATATAGGTTATAAATGCCCTGTGGCCTTTTGGCGTATCTATACCTTCGTAGAGTTGCTGGGCGATCTGCATAGTTTTTTTCACTGAAAAACCGAGTTTATTGGCTGCTTCTTGCTGCAAGGTACTTGTAATGAATGGTGAAGGGGCTTTTTTCTGTATTTTTCTGGTTTTGACCTGAATGACTTTTAAAACCTTAACATTTTTTTCTATTTCTTTTGCCAGCTTTTCGTCTATCTGTTGCATGTCAATTTTTTTTCCATCTATATGTGTCAGGTAAAACTTCAGAGATCCGATATAACCCTGCACTTTCCAGAACTTCTTTGGCTGAAATTTATGTCTCTGGATTTCTCTTTCACATACTATTTTTAGAGCTGCTGATTGTACCCTCCCAGCACTTGAACTTGTCTTAAGCATTTTCCACAACAGCGGGCTTATTTTATAACCTACTATTCTGTCAAGAATACGTCTTGCCAGTTGTGCATGTACTTTGTTCATATCTATATTTCGTGGCTCTTTGACAGCATTTTTTATAGCCTGAGGAGTTATTTCGTTGAAAATGATTCTATTTTTCTCGTTAGCAACACCAAGGATGTCTGCCAGATGCCACGCTATGGCCTCTCCTTCTCTATCCATATCAGAACCCAGCAAAACTTGTTTGTTTTTCGCTTTTTTCTTCAACTCCTGAACAATTTTTTCTTTTCCATATATTATCTTGAATGTTGGTTCGAAATCTTTTTCGATATTCACACCAAACTCTTTTTCTGGTAAGTCGCGCACATGACCTTTTGAGGAAAGTACGTCATACTCTCCTTTCAATATTTCTTTTATTGTCTTTGCTTTTGCAGGTGATTCAACAATTATTATTTTATTAGCCATTTTTTCCTCCTTTCAGAATTACTCGGCATATCTGCTGATTTTTCTGACTGCACTCAACATCGTTTGTAGTGTTTGCAAATCTCTTGATTCTAAATAGATACGAACTATCGGTTCTGTTCCAGAAGGTCTTACGAGCAGCCAGCTACCATCTTTGTCAAAAAAATATCTCATTCCATCGACAGAATCTTCGTCAACTATCTTCAGATTGACCAGGTAATCTTCAATATTCTTAAATTTATCCAGAAACTGCTTTTTTTCCTCATCACTCTGGAAATCTATATCTATTCTTGTATTGTTAAATTTTCCATATTCTTTTTCAAATTGTTTTCTTATTTCAGAAAGACTCTTTTTTTCATAGGCAATCATTTCAAGAACCAGTAAACATGCGAGTATACCATCTTTCTCGGGAACATGATTCGCTATGGATAAACCACCACTTTCTTCTCCGGCTATTACTGCATTCTCGGACATAAGTACAGTTGCGAGAAATTTGAATCCAACAGGTGTTTCGAGAACTTTTTGTTTGAATGTATGAGCCACAGCGTCAACGGCATGAGAAGTGGCTATTGTTCTTGCCACTGGACCAATTTTACCTTTATTCTTGTATAAATGATAGGCAAGAAGCGCGATAATCTCATTGGGTTTCACGAATTCGCCATTATTGTCAAGTATGCCGAATCTATCTGCGTCGCCATCGGTAGATATCAAAACATCCCAGTTGAGATTTTTTATCCTGCTGGAAAATTCTGACAACCTTGTTTCATCCGGCTCAGGTCTTCCACCACCGAAATATGGATTTCTGTAATTATGGACAACATCCAAATCTGAACAAATCGTCTGACACAAGTCATCTAAGTATCCGATGGAAGATCCGTACAATAGATCTGCAATAACTCTCAAACCAGCAGATTTAATACGTTCGATATCGATTAATTCTGATAGCGCTTTAAAATAATCCGGTTTTGGGTCGATAATCTCAAAAAGATCTTTTGAGCTTGCTTCACGAAGATTCATTAGAGGTATTTTCCGTTCATCTATTTTCTCAATGAGTTTTTCTATCTCACTTGTTACTTCTGTTGGAGCAGGAGAACCATCTGATGGATTGAATTTTATTCCACAATACTCCGGTGGATTATGCGATGCAGTGATGTTTATCCCGCCATCAAGCTTATAATGTCTTATGGCGTAAGAAACAACTGGTGTTGGAGTTGGATTTTCGGGCATCAAAACCTTTATACCATTTGCCGCAAGAACTTCAGCAACAAGCTGTGCATAGTTTTCGGTCATAAAACGGGTGTCACGTGCCACGATCACTTTCCTGCCGCCATTTTTCTTCAAATATTCAGCAATAGCTTGTGTTACAATTTTCACGTTGGAAAATGTAAACTGATCACCCATAATAGCTCTCCAGCCAGAGGTACCAAATTTAATCTTCATTTTCTTGCCCTCCCAGCCAAAGGCGTCTTTGAAGGTGCCTATCATAATCTGTCCAGATTTTCTCGTTCCCATTTTTCTTACCCTTTTCCTGCAAATATCTGAATCTTGCAAGCTTTGCATCCATATTTTCGAGGGAATGAATAACAAAAGCCTCAGCTGTTTTTGGAACCACAGGCGACCCCCATTCAATTTCACCATGATGAGAAAGAATTATATGTTCAAGGTGAAGTAATTTACTTCCGGTTAGACCAATTTTATAAGCGACTTCTCTGATTGCCTCGACTCCAAGTACTATGTGTCCTTTCAACTCGCCTTCAGTTGTGACTTCAAAGCCTTTCTGAGTTACTCTGTATTCTCTGACTTTTCCAATATCGTGAATCATCGCGCCAGCGAGCAGAAGATCTTTGTTTAGCATAGAATCATACACTTGCCAGATTTTCTTGCACGAGCTCACAACATCTACAGTGTGTTCAAGCAATCCTCCGATGTATGCATGATGTACACTCACCCCTGCTGGGCATTGAACAAACAATTTGACAAACTCTGTATCCTCAATGAAAATCTTTTCCAGCAACTTTTTCAAATCAGAATCCGAGATTTCTTTGACAAAGACTATCAATTTCTCATACATTTTATCTATATCACGCGATGTTACTTCCAAAAATCTGCGAAAATCGTATTCTGAATCATTCAAATTTTTTATAGAGTCAGCAGATTTCTCGAGATTCAGCTGTATATGATCTTCAAAATAGACTATCCTTCCCCTGGCAACCACTACATCTCCATCGTTTATTTTCAAGAAATTCTCATCCGCGTTATACCAGTCTATTGCCCTGATACTACCTGTTTTATCTGATAAAGTCATGAGGAGAAACTTTTTCTGATCCCGGGCCTCTTGAAGTTTTCTGCTTGTTACCTTAGCTATGACTTGGACATTTTCATTTACTTTGCTGCCTAAGTCCTCGAGGTATGGAAAATCAGGTTCCTTACTCGGCTTGAGTTCGTTAAAAATTTCTTTTGGAATCCTATCTCCAAGTTTCACGATATTCACGCTCCTCGTAATTATTGTACAACACGACTTTGATTATCTATTAATTTGCGTTAAAAATACAAAATACGAATACTTTTGGAGGCTATCTTACCTGTGGGCGGTTTTATGGTATAAAAAACATGCAACGAGGTGATCTTTCTCTACTTCTTCTAATTTCGGTCTGAGACGATTGCACTCTTTTAACCTCAGGTGGCACCGATCAAAAAAAGGGCATCCAGCAGGTGAATTAATCAAGGAGGGGACCTCACTCGCATCTAATTCGAAATTCATTTTTTTTGCAGGATCCGGTATTGGTACCGAATTGAAAAGTAATTCTGTGTATGGATGGAGCATGTTATTGATTACCAGATCAGTCTTACCCATTTCAACTATTTGACCAAGATACATTACAGCTACTCTATCACTTAAAAATTTAATAACCGAAAGATCGTGAGATATAAACATATATGTCAATTTTAAATCTTTTTTCAGTTTTTTCAGAAGATTGATGATCTGTGCCTGCACAGAGACATCGAGTGCGGACGTGGGTTCATCGAGTACAATAAATTTTGGTCTGGTGATTATCGCACGTGCAATTGCTATTCGCTGCCTTTGACCACCGGAAAATTCGTGTGGGAACCTGTTCATGTGCTCTTTTTTTAACCCCACACTTTCAAGTGTGCGAACTATTGTTTTTTTCTCCTCGCTTTTTGGAACTGTTTTATGAATTCTGATCGGACGGGCAAGTGTTTCATAAACAGTCATTCTTGGGTTAAGCGACGAAAATGGATCTTGAAAGACTATTTGAATATTTCTCCTGTATTTCTGGAAATCTTTTTCGGGTATATCTGTTACATCGTTGCCATCAAAAAAAATTTTACCACCATCTGGTTTTTGAAGCTTTATAACAGTTCTTCCGAGCGTCGTTTTACCACATCCTGATTCACCAACTACCCCGAGTGTTTCGCCTTCTCTAAGAGAAAAAGAAACTTCATCAAGGGGTTTAATTTGAAAATACTTACCAAAAAACCCTTTTTTCACCGAAAAAGTTTTGACTAATTTTTCTACTTTCAGGATCTCCAATTTTCATCACCACCATCATATGGATTGAAGCAAGCAACTTTGTGGTCAAAACCCGTTAATTCTGGTACATGTTCATCACACAGACCTTTTATAACTCTCCCACATCGCGGATGAAAACGACAGCCCACTGGTGGATCTATTAAATCAGGAACTGTACCTTCAATTGCTTTAAGTGTTTCCAGCTTGTTTTCGACAGATGGAATAGCATTTAAAAGCCCTCTGGTGTAGGGGTGTAAAGGTCTGTTGAATATTTCGTACACATTGCCGGACTCTACTGTATATCCTGAATACATGACTACCACTCTATCGCAAATTTGTGCAACAATACCCAGGCTGTGTGTGATGATTAAAATGCTTAATCCAAGCTCTTTGTTCATCTTCTTGAGCAGCCCAAGAATTTGCGCTTGAATAGTAACATCCAAAGCAGTAGTTGCCTCATCTGCAATTAGCAGTTTTGGATTACACACCAGTGCCATCGCGATCATTACTCTTTGCCTCATTCCTCCAGAAAGTTGGTGTGGGTATTTGATCATTAAAGATTCAGGGTCCTGCATTTTAACCAGTTTAAAGGTTTCGATTGCCTTTTTGAAAGCCTCTTCTTTACGAATTTGCATATGAGCCATTATTACATCGCAAATTTGTTCTCCAATTGTGAAAGTTGGATTCAATGAAGTCATTGGCTCCTGAAAAATCATGGCTATTTTTTTGCCTCTTATATTGCTCATAGCTTCTTCTGAAAGATTGTCAATTTTTTGTCCATCGAACCAGATTTCTCCGTTAAGATACCTGGCAGGAGGCGATGGTATCAATTTCAATATACTCATCGCTGTAACAGATTTTCCGCTCCCAGTTTCACCTACTATTCCAACAATTTCCCCTGTATTGATAGTTAAATTAACATCTTCTATAGCCTTTACAACACCTTCTTCAGTGTTGAAGTAAAGTTTAAGGTTTTCTATCTTAAGTAATTCATTCATTTTACTACTCACCTGTCCTTTAAACGAGGGTTAAGAGCGTCATTGAGCCCATCACCAAAAAGATTAAAACCCATAACTGTCAGAAAAAGCGCCAGACCAGGGAATATACCAAGATGAGGGGCTATCTCTATGTAGACTCTCGCCATCGCAAGGTCAGTTCCCCACTCGGCTTCAGGGGGTTTAACACCCAATCCAAGAAAACTTAATCCAGATATTGTCAGCACAGCTGTTGCCATTCTGAGTGTTGCTTGAATTATTATTGGTGTTATTGCATTTGGAACCACGTATCTTATCATTATTGAAATATTAGATTCGCCAATAGCTTTTGCTGCTTCAACATATTCGCTATTTTTAACGCTCAAAACTGATGCCCTCATGACCCTTGCAAACTGTGGAAAAGAATAAATAGCGATAGCCATAATAAGATTAGATTTTCCTGGTCCTAATGCTGCAACAATCGCTATTGCGAGCAGTATATCCGGAAATGCCATCAATATATCCAGAAATCTCATCAATACCTCATCAATCGCTCCTCCAAAATAACCTGCAAATGTTCCAGCAGTTGTTCCTATGAAAATAGCAATCAAAACTGCAAAAAAAGATATTGAAATAGAAGTTCTTGCACCGTAAATAACTCTACTCAATACATCTCTTCCAAAAATATCTGTACCGAAAACATGCTTTAAAGAAGGTCTCTGGAGACTTGAAAGTAAATCCTGTTTATAAGGATCGTAAGGAGCTATTAATGGTGCAATTATCGAAACAGTTATCATCAATATTACTATAAACATTCCAAAAAGAGCTCCTTTGTTTTTACTTATTCTTTTGAACATGACTAATGAACTTTTTTTTGGCATACTTACCCCCGCCTCAATCTTGGATCTACAAATACATAAAGAATGTCAACAATCAGGTTAACCAGAACAAAAGAAACTGCTATAATCATTATTCCGACCTGAACAGCAATATAATCTCTGCTGAAAATTGAATCCACGATATATTTGCCAAGTCCAGGCCAGCCGAACACACTCTCTGTAAGAACAGCCCCGCCAAGAAGATAACCAAATTGCAATCCTATGACTGTGATAACCGGTACAAGAGCATTTTTGAGAGTGTATTTGTATACGATTTTTCTCTCAGGCAGCCCAAAAGCTCTGGCGGTTCTCACATAATCTTGATTGAGAACTTCAAGCATACTCGCACGTGTCATTCGAGCTATTACTGCAGATGTTGCTAAGCCGAGAGTTATAGCAGGCAAAATAATGTGCTGTATACCTCCTTTTCCTCCAGAAGGAAGCCATTTAAGCACGACCGAAAAAATTATTATCAAGAGAATACCGAGCCAGAAAATAGGCATTGAAACACCTGTTAGTGAGAAGATCATTGCAAAATTATCTACCCAGGTATTACGTTTTACAGCAGAGATTATTCCAAGAAAGATACCTGCTAAAGATGAAATAACAATACTCACAGCTGCAAGTTGAACAGTATTTGAAAATCGCGGCAAAATTTCTCCAAAGATAGGTTTTTCAGTCTTAATTGACCTAAGGTCATTTATCAAAACTCCCCTCATAAATCTGATGTACTGTTCGATCAATGGCTTATCCAAACCATATTTTGTACGTATTACCTCTATATCTTCTTTCGTTGCTCCTTCACCAGCTATTATGCGTGCAGGATCACCAGGAATCATGTGCATTATGGAAAATGATATCAATGAAACTCCAATGATCACCGGTATAAGTAAAAGCAATCTACGACTAACAAATTTAATCATTTGAGACACCCCGCAGGTAAATGGGGTGTGATAACATCACACCCCTTGAAAACTATTTTTCAATCCACGCATAAGTCATATTAAAACGTTCTGTAGGATAAATTTTGAGACCTCTGATTTCTTTTCTTGATACTGTCGCAATTTTCATTTCGTAAAGAAATAACCACGGTGCATCCTGAAGGATTATTTTTTGCGCTTCGGCATAATATTCCATTAATTTCTCTTCATTAAGTTCTTTGCCTATTTTATCGATGAGATCATCAACTTCCGGGTTTCTGTAGAAGAAATTATTATACCTTGCTGTACCTTCAGGATTTCCCATTTGGTTAACAGAGTGAAAGAGTGGAAACAGTACCCAGTGACCTTCGGCAGTTCCTGGTGCCCAGCCAAGCAGGAACATTTGATAATCCCAATCTTCAGGCTTGTTTGAAAGTATCTTTGCTACATAGGTCCCCCATTCCATAGGTTTTACATCTAAGTCTATCCCCACTTCACTCAACATCCCCTGTATAGCCACGGCGGTTTCGTAGTCGTTCAAATACCTTCCTTTGGGTGTGATTAATTCCAGTTTTAGATTCTCGTATCCTGCTTCTTTCAGAAGTTGTCTGGCTTTTTGAGGGTTATATGGATAACCGCCAGTTGAAGTATAACCATAGGTGATACTCGACAGAGGAGAATCTGATGGACGCGCCATTCCTCTCATTATGATACTGCACAGTTTTTCTTTATCCACAGCGTAATTTAATGCCTGTCTGACTCTAACATCGTTCAGAGGTGGAACTAAACTGTTCAACCCTATGTAAATTACTCTTACCGTGGGTATCGTTATTACATTAAGTTTAGGATCTTTTTCGAGTGCAGGAACCAGAGCTGGAGGTGGATTATACATAACATCAGCATCACCTGCTCTAACCTGCGTAACTCGCGAAATGTCCTCAGAAACGATAGAGAAAACAAGACTATCAAGATATGGTAATCCTTCGCGCCAGTAATTGGGATTCTTAACGAGTTCTACTTTTTCCCCAGCTTTCCAGCTTTTAAACATAAAAGGTCCTGTGCCAATTGGATTTTTACCAAATAATGCTGGATCTGATCCAAATTCGTCGATGGCTTTGGGAGAAATTATCCATGCGGCAGAAGATGTAGCTAATCGATACAATATCGGCGGATATGGTCTGAACAGGATGATTTTTACGGTGTAATCGTCAACTACCTGCACTTCTTTAATGATACCTTTGAACATACCAACATTTCTCAGAGAAGAACCAAGGACGTAATCAAAATGTTTCTTGACGGCATAAGCGTTGAAAATTTCACCATCGTGGAATTTTACACCTTTTCTAAGGAAAAACACGTAGGCGGTCCCGTTTTCTTGAATTTCCCATCTTTCGGCAAGAGATGGAATAATTTTGAGATTCTCATCTACGTCTATTAACCCTTCAAAAATGTGACTGGCAACTATGTTACTTACTGAATCTGGAATATTTGGACCAAGCAAAGTTGTGATGTCAACCCCGATGAGGAATCTCAACGTTCCACCAAGATTTGCCGCGAAAAAGGACGTAAAAAGAAGTAAAATGCACCAGGAAACGGTTTTTCTCAATAAATTCACCCCCTTTTGGTATATTTAGCCAAAATTCTATCATGGCAAAATTATCTTGTCAAGCTTTTTTACTAAATGTGTAGAAATAATAAACATCGAAGAGGAATATTCAGGGAAAATGGGGAGTTTCGATGGGCAAAAATGGTTGAAGTGTGGCTAAGTTTCCATCCCTCTAAGGTTCGATTGAAACACCGCTGGAAATCTAGATGCCGCGAAAAACGTCCTGTTTCCATCCCTCTAAGGTTCGATTGAAACGAAAACACATGGGGGTATAAATCATGGTTATAACTCAGTTTCCATCCCTCTAAGGTTCGATTGAAACTCCCTTTCCAATAGGGATTCTTTCCAAATATCCAAAGTTTCCATCCCTCTAAGGTTCGATTGAAACGAAAACACATGGGGGTATAAATCATGGTTATAACTCAGTTTCCATCCCTCTAAGGTTCGATTGAAACTCCCTTTCCAATAGGGATTCTTTCCAAATATCCAAAGTTTCCATCCCTCTAAGGTTCGATTGAAACTCCAACTCCACCATTTCGAGTTACGCTCACAGACGGTGGTTTCCATCCCTCTAAGGTTCGATTGAAACCTTCGCATGCTTCATTTAAGATGTTGTTTAAATCTTGTTTCCATCCCTCTAAGGTTCGATTGAAACTAATGGCGCTCGATTTGCTGAACAGCAGGTATTTCAAGTTTCCATCCCTCTAAGGTTCGATTGAAACTTGTGGTTGTGAGTTGACAAATCCCGACTTTGAAAAGTTTCCATCCCTCTAAGGTTCGATTGAAACATGCGTAT is a window of Pseudothermotoga elfii DSM 9442 = NBRC 107921 DNA encoding:
- a CDS encoding 3'-5' exoribonuclease YhaM family protein; translation: MKLGDRIPKEIFNELKPSKEPDFPYLEDLGSKVNENVQVIAKVTSRKLQEARDQKKFLLMTLSDKTGSIRAIDWYNADENFLKINDGDVVVARGRIVYFEDHIQLNLEKSADSIKNLNDSEYDFRRFLEVTSRDIDKMYEKLIVFVKEISDSDLKKLLEKIFIEDTEFVKLFVQCPAGVSVHHAYIGGLLEHTVDVVSSCKKIWQVYDSMLNKDLLLAGAMIHDIGKVREYRVTQKGFEVTTEGELKGHIVLGVEAIREVAYKIGLTGSKLLHLEHIILSHHGEIEWGSPVVPKTAEAFVIHSLENMDAKLARFRYLQEKGKKNGNEKIWTDYDRHLQRRLWLGGQENED
- a CDS encoding ABC transporter permease, with the protein product MIKFVSRRLLLLIPVIIGVSLISFSIMHMIPGDPARIIAGEGATKEDIEVIRTKYGLDKPLIEQYIRFMRGVLINDLRSIKTEKPIFGEILPRFSNTVQLAAVSIVISSLAGIFLGIISAVKRNTWVDNFAMIFSLTGVSMPIFWLGILLIIIFSVVLKWLPSGGKGGIQHIILPAITLGLATSAVIARMTRASMLEVLNQDYVRTARAFGLPERKIVYKYTLKNALVPVITVIGLQFGYLLGGAVLTESVFGWPGLGKYIVDSIFSRDYIAVQVGIMIIAVSFVLVNLIVDILYVFVDPRLRRG
- a CDS encoding ABC transporter ATP-binding protein produces the protein MNELLKIENLKLYFNTEEGVVKAIEDVNLTINTGEIVGIVGETGSGKSVTAMSILKLIPSPPARYLNGEIWFDGQKIDNLSEEAMSNIRGKKIAMIFQEPMTSLNPTFTIGEQICDVIMAHMQIRKEEAFKKAIETFKLVKMQDPESLMIKYPHQLSGGMRQRVMIAMALVCNPKLLIADEATTALDVTIQAQILGLLKKMNKELGLSILIITHSLGIVAQICDRVVVMYSGYTVESGNVYEIFNRPLHPYTRGLLNAIPSVENKLETLKAIEGTVPDLIDPPVGCRFHPRCGRVIKGLCDEHVPELTGFDHKVACFNPYDGGDENWRS
- a CDS encoding ABC transporter permease yields the protein MPKKSSLVMFKRISKNKGALFGMFIVILMITVSIIAPLIAPYDPYKQDLLSSLQRPSLKHVFGTDIFGRDVLSRVIYGARTSISISFFAVLIAIFIGTTAGTFAGYFGGAIDEVLMRFLDILMAFPDILLAIAIVAALGPGKSNLIMAIAIYSFPQFARVMRASVLSVKNSEYVEAAKAIGESNISIMIRYVVPNAITPIIIQATLRMATAVLTISGLSFLGLGVKPPEAEWGTDLAMARVYIEIAPHLGIFPGLALFLTVMGFNLFGDGLNDALNPRLKDR
- a CDS encoding phosphoglucomutase/phosphomannomutase family protein; amino-acid sequence: MKIKFGTSGWRAIMGDQFTFSNVKIVTQAIAEYLKKNGGRKVIVARDTRFMTENYAQLVAEVLAANGIKVLMPENPTPTPVVSYAIRHYKLDGGINITASHNPPEYCGIKFNPSDGSPAPTEVTSEIEKLIEKIDERKIPLMNLREASSKDLFEIIDPKPDYFKALSELIDIERIKSAGLRVIADLLYGSSIGYLDDLCQTICSDLDVVHNYRNPYFGGGRPEPDETRLSEFSSRIKNLNWDVLISTDGDADRFGILDNNGEFVKPNEIIALLAYHLYKNKGKIGPVARTIATSHAVDAVAHTFKQKVLETPVGFKFLATVLMSENAVIAGEESGGLSIANHVPEKDGILACLLVLEMIAYEKKSLSEIRKQFEKEYGKFNNTRIDIDFQSDEEKKQFLDKFKNIEDYLVNLKIVDEDSVDGMRYFFDKDGSWLLVRPSGTEPIVRIYLESRDLQTLQTMLSAVRKISRYAE
- a CDS encoding ABC transporter ATP-binding protein, whose amino-acid sequence is MEILKVEKLVKTFSVKKGFFGKYFQIKPLDEVSFSLREGETLGVVGESGCGKTTLGRTVIKLQKPDGGKIFFDGNDVTDIPEKDFQKYRRNIQIVFQDPFSSLNPRMTVYETLARPIRIHKTVPKSEEKKTIVRTLESVGLKKEHMNRFPHEFSGGQRQRIAIARAIITRPKFIVLDEPTSALDVSVQAQIINLLKKLKKDLKLTYMFISHDLSVIKFLSDRVAVMYLGQIVEMGKTDLVINNMLHPYTELLFNSVPIPDPAKKMNFELDASEVPSLINSPAGCPFFDRCHLRLKECNRLRPKLEEVEKDHLVACFLYHKTAHR
- the topA gene encoding type I DNA topoisomerase, with translation MANKIIIVESPAKAKTIKEILKGEYDVLSSKGHVRDLPEKEFGVNIEKDFEPTFKIIYGKEKIVQELKKKAKNKQVLLGSDMDREGEAIAWHLADILGVANEKNRIIFNEITPQAIKNAVKEPRNIDMNKVHAQLARRILDRIVGYKISPLLWKMLKTSSSAGRVQSAALKIVCEREIQRHKFQPKKFWKVQGYIGSLKFYLTHIDGKKIDMQQIDEKLAKEIEKNVKVLKVIQVKTRKIQKKAPSPFITSTLQQEAANKLGFSVKKTMQIAQQLYEGIDTPKGHRAFITYMRTDSTRVSEIAKQKAIEFITDKFGKNYLGKKVRTEKAKQNVQDAHEAIRPVNIDLTPDQVEGDLGKDQYRLYKLIWERFMASQMADAIYEETTIQFQSDRYTFESKIERRIFDGFEIILKKDKEQEITIPSGEIRISKWQIEEDETKPPARYTEASMVRALEIRGIGRPSTYATIISTLLERKYVIKSSNQLIPTVMGFVVNHYLEKKFPEIVDLQFTAKMEEALDKIEQGQKDYKELLRDFYNDFSKYLDEAQQKWLSIDMNTNLECDCKSKYKLKVGRYGLYLLCENCSKTTSLALETPAVFYENTMYFTHQEKESIETVCPVCGGKLEQMSGRYGNYIKCQNCGKTYTGFARGKCPKCSAVVEKKISKNKRIFFKCTSDNCDFISWLEPSNETCPECSQRLYYKKYRSKEVLYCQNCKKTFQLKTKK
- a CDS encoding glutathione ABC transporter substrate-binding protein, whose product is MRKTVSWCILLLFTSFFAANLGGTLRFLIGVDITTLLGPNIPDSVSNIVASHIFEGLIDVDENLKIIPSLAERWEIQENGTAYVFFLRKGVKFHDGEIFNAYAVKKHFDYVLGSSLRNVGMFKGIIKEVQVVDDYTVKIILFRPYPPILYRLATSSAAWIISPKAIDEFGSDPALFGKNPIGTGPFMFKSWKAGEKVELVKNPNYWREGLPYLDSLVFSIVSEDISRVTQVRAGDADVMYNPPPALVPALEKDPKLNVITIPTVRVIYIGLNSLVPPLNDVRVRQALNYAVDKEKLCSIIMRGMARPSDSPLSSITYGYTSTGGYPYNPQKARQLLKEAGYENLKLELITPKGRYLNDYETAVAIQGMLSEVGIDLDVKPMEWGTYVAKILSNKPEDWDYQMFLLGWAPGTAEGHWVLFPLFHSVNQMGNPEGTARYNNFFYRNPEVDDLIDKIGKELNEEKLMEYYAEAQKIILQDAPWLFLYEMKIATVSRKEIRGLKIYPTERFNMTYAWIEK